From one Pristis pectinata isolate sPriPec2 chromosome 12, sPriPec2.1.pri, whole genome shotgun sequence genomic stretch:
- the pdcd4b gene encoding programmed cell death protein 4b — protein sequence MATEAESKINPPTELDNSTSNMLSGDEDQTEAIMLPNEINGNWISRETSIHEARLKAKAKRRLRKNSSRDSGRGDSLSDNGESSRNVVPTSPKGKMLDRKSRMGKGRGLPKKGGAGGKGVWGTPGEVYDLEEVDVRDPNYDEDQENCVYETVVLPLDEGVFQKTVTPIVQEYFEHGDTNEVMELLKNLNLGEMKCTVPVLAVSLALEGKASHRELTSRLLSELCGKVLTTNDVEKSFDMLLKELPELALDTPGAPHLVGQFIARAVADEILSKSYIESYKGKVDCENARAALGRAAVLLSMKRGGLRLDNVWGTGGGQRPVEQLVQEIDMLLKEYQVSGDVGEAERCLRELEVPHFHHELVYRAIVMVLESTGETTFQMLLKLLKSLWESIITVDQMNRGFERVYKEIPDIHLDVPQAYTVMEQFVEQCHQMGIIVKELRDLCPSRGRKRFVSEGDGGRFK from the exons ATGGCAACAGAGGCAGAGTCGAAAATCAACCCTCCAAcag AACTTGACAACAGTACTAGTAACATGTTGTCTGGAGATGAAGATCAAACTGAAGCCATTATGCTGCCAAATGAAATCAATGGGAACTGGATATCACGAGAGACGTCCATTCATGAAGCTCGGCTCAAAGCCAAAGCCAAGAGACGTTTGAGGAAGAACTCGTCTCGGGATTCTGGCCGAGGAGATTCTCTCAGTGATAATGGGGAGAGTAGTCGAAATGTTGTTCCCACTAGCCCGAAGGGAAAAATGTTGGACAGAAAGTCACGGatggggaaaggaagaggactgcctaagaaag GTGGAGCAGGCGGTAAAGGTGTCTGGGGGACACCTGGTGAGGTGTATGATCTGGAAGAAGTGGATGTCCGAGATCCCAATTATGATGAAGATCAG GAGAACTGTGTATATGAAACAGTGGTTCTACCTTTAGATGAAGGGGTTTTTCAGAAAACTGTGACTCCAATTGTACAAGAATACTTTGAACATGGTGACACTAATGAGGTTATG GAACTGCTGAAGAACTTGAATCTTGGAGAAATGAAATGTACAGTGCCAGTGTTAGCAGTATCGTTGGCTTTGGAGGGGAAGGCCAGCCACCGAGAGCTCACCTCCAGACTTTTGTCTGAATTGTGTGGGAAAGTGCTTACCACAAATGATGTGGAAAAATCGTTCGATATGCTGCTGAAGGAGTTGCCAGAACTAGCCTTAGACACTCCTGGAGCACCACAC CTGGTAGGCCAGTTCATCGCAAGAGCTGTGGCAGATGAAATCCTGTCAAAAAGTTATATTGAAAGTTATAAAGGGAAGGTGGACTGTGAGAATGCAAG AGCTGCTTTGGGTAGAGCAGCTGTGCTGCTCAGTATGAAGAGGGGCGGTCTGCGTTTGGACAACGTATGGGGAACAGGAGGTGGACAAAGGCCTGTTGAACAACTTGTCCAAGAG ATTGACATGTTGCTGAAGGAATACCAAGTGTCTGGAGACGTAGGAGAAGCTGAACGTTGCCTGCGGGAACTTGAAGTGCCACACTTTCACCATGAGCTTGTGTACAGG GCTATAGTGATGGTTCTGGAATCAACTGGGGAAACTACTTTCCAAATGCTACTAAAGCTGCTGAAATCCTTGTGGGAATCTATCATCACTGTGGACCAAATGAACAGA GGTTTTGAGCGAGTATACAAGGAAATTCCAGATATCCATTTAGATGTGCCACAGGCTTACACAGTAATGGAACAGTTTGTGGAACAGTGCCATCAAATGGGGATCATAGTGAAAGAACTGAGAGATCTTTGTCCGTCTAG ggGACGCAAACGCTTTGTAAGTGAAGGAGATGGTGGACGCTTCAAGTGA
- the bbip1 gene encoding BBSome-interacting protein 1 has translation MQVKLSFEDVPTMVLCKPKLLPLKSVTLEKMEKMQREAEATIRQQELAQREQQ, from the exons atgcag GTCAAACTCTCCTTCGAGGATGTTCCCACAATGGTACTCTGCAAACCAAAACTACTGCCACTTAAATCAGTAACACTCGAAAAGATGGAGAAAATGCAAAGGGAAGCAGAGGCAACCATACGGCAACAGGAATTGGCACAAAGAGAACAACAGTAA